The following proteins are encoded in a genomic region of Micromonospora olivasterospora:
- a CDS encoding flavoprotein — translation MTRRTAGGDTFPTADSQRSNFALGLTGHPVRSTYRSSLGTRRALPAADALIIAPATYNSLNKIALGIADNYAMTTVAELIGRQVPTVVVPFVNAALAARAPFQRAVAGLRSERVRVYLGTDDGWEPHPPGSGNDRQRAFPWAAAFEAATRLAGKAPRP, via the coding sequence GTGACACGGAGAACGGCCGGAGGGGATACTTTTCCGACTGCCGATTCACAACGCTCGAATTTCGCCCTGGGGCTGACCGGGCACCCGGTCCGGTCGACCTACCGGTCGTCCCTCGGCACCCGCCGCGCCCTCCCCGCCGCGGACGCGCTCATCATCGCTCCCGCCACCTACAACTCCCTCAACAAGATTGCGCTCGGCATCGCCGACAACTACGCGATGACGACGGTCGCGGAACTGATCGGCCGGCAGGTACCGACCGTGGTCGTCCCGTTCGTCAACGCCGCCCTGGCCGCCCGCGCACCCTTCCAGCGCGCCGTAGCCGGCCTCCGCAGCGAGCGCGTACGGGTCTACCTCGGCACCGACGACGGATGGGAGCCACACCCACCCGGCAGCGGCAACGACCGCCAGCGAGCATTCCCCTGGGCAGCGGCGTTCGAAGCAGCAACCCGACTGGCAGGCAAGGCACCGCGCCCGTAA
- a CDS encoding Clp protease N-terminal domain-containing protein, translating into MTNPAKIPRVVRLDDLIEGIKKAHTDALDQLAGAVVVAEHLGDVADHLIGHFVDQARRSGASWTDIGRSMGVSKQAAQKRFVPKASAEPSTLDPSRGFGNFTPRARNVVLAAQEAARAAGNAEIRPEHLVLGLLTEPEGLAARAIVAQGVPLERVREATNATLPPAAGEVPALIPYDARAGKALELTMREALRLGHNYVGTEHLLLALLELEDGAGVLAGLGVDKAAAERDVAEALATLRK; encoded by the coding sequence ATGACGAATCCTGCCAAGATCCCCCGCGTCGTCCGGCTCGACGACCTGATCGAGGGCATCAAGAAGGCCCACACGGACGCCCTCGACCAGCTCGCGGGCGCGGTCGTGGTCGCCGAACACCTCGGCGACGTCGCCGACCACCTGATCGGCCACTTCGTGGACCAGGCCCGCCGCTCCGGCGCCTCCTGGACCGACATCGGCCGCAGCATGGGAGTCAGCAAGCAGGCCGCGCAGAAGCGGTTCGTGCCGAAGGCCTCCGCCGAGCCGTCGACCCTCGACCCCAGCCGGGGCTTCGGCAACTTCACCCCCCGGGCCCGCAACGTCGTGCTGGCCGCGCAGGAGGCGGCCCGTGCCGCCGGCAATGCCGAGATCCGCCCCGAGCACCTGGTGCTCGGCCTGCTCACCGAGCCCGAGGGGCTCGCCGCCAGGGCGATCGTCGCTCAGGGCGTACCGCTGGAGCGGGTGCGGGAGGCGACCAACGCGACCCTGCCGCCAGCGGCCGGGGAGGTGCCGGCCCTGATCCCGTACGACGCGCGGGCCGGCAAGGCGCTCGAACTGACCATGCGGGAGGCGCTGCGGCTCGGCCACAACTACGTGGGCACCGAGCATCTCCTGCTCGCCCTGCTGGAGCTGGAGGACGGCGCCGGGGTGCTGGCCGGCCTCGGGGTGGACAAGGCCGCCGCCGAGCGCGACGTCGCCGAGGCGCTCGCCACCCTCCGGAAGTGA
- a CDS encoding phosphomannomutase/phosphoglucomutase has translation MSDLSQIVKAYDVRGTVPDQWDERAAEALGAAFTQMLAATGEAGDAVLVAHDMRASGPGLAEAFAAGVRAEGRAVIELGLCSTDMLYYASGTLGLPGAMFTASHNPAKYNGIKMCRAGARPIGQDSGLADIRNRAQALLDSGARRPAGEPVRPAERRDLRPEYAAHLRGLVDLTGIRPLKVVVDAGNGMGGWTVPSVLGDAVLPALPLEIVPLYFELDGTFPNHEANPLDPANLVDLQRAVREHGADLGLAFDGDADRCFVVDERGEPVSPSAITALVAVRELAKYPGATVIHNLITSRAVPEIIREHGGEPVVARVGHSFIKAEMARTNAIFGGEHSAHYYFRDFWFADTGMLAAMHTLAALGEQGLPLSELAARYERYVASGEINSTVPDQAAKVAEVRAAYPEAAADELDGLTLSFPDGAWFNLRASNTEPLLRLNVEAPTAERMVALRDEVLDRVRR, from the coding sequence GTGTCTGATCTGTCCCAGATCGTGAAGGCGTACGACGTCCGCGGGACGGTGCCGGACCAGTGGGACGAACGGGCGGCCGAGGCGCTGGGCGCCGCCTTCACCCAGATGCTCGCGGCCACCGGGGAGGCCGGCGACGCCGTCCTGGTCGCGCACGACATGCGGGCCAGCGGGCCGGGGCTGGCCGAGGCGTTCGCCGCCGGCGTGCGGGCCGAGGGGCGCGCCGTGATCGAGCTGGGCCTCTGCTCCACCGACATGCTCTACTACGCCTCCGGCACCCTCGGGCTGCCCGGCGCGATGTTCACCGCCAGCCACAACCCCGCCAAGTACAACGGCATCAAGATGTGCCGCGCCGGTGCCCGCCCGATCGGGCAGGACAGCGGCCTGGCCGACATCCGCAACCGGGCGCAGGCGCTGCTCGACTCGGGCGCGCGCCGCCCGGCCGGCGAGCCGGTGCGCCCGGCCGAGCGGCGGGACCTGCGTCCCGAGTACGCCGCCCACCTGCGCGGGCTGGTCGACCTCACCGGCATCCGGCCGCTGAAGGTCGTCGTCGACGCCGGAAACGGGATGGGCGGCTGGACGGTGCCCAGCGTGCTCGGCGACGCCGTGCTGCCCGCGCTGCCGCTGGAGATCGTCCCGCTCTACTTCGAGCTCGACGGCACGTTCCCCAACCACGAGGCCAACCCGCTGGACCCGGCGAACCTGGTCGACCTCCAGCGCGCCGTCCGGGAGCACGGCGCCGACCTGGGGCTGGCCTTCGACGGCGACGCGGACCGCTGCTTCGTGGTGGACGAGCGCGGCGAGCCCGTCTCCCCGTCGGCCATCACCGCCCTGGTGGCGGTCCGCGAGCTGGCGAAGTACCCGGGCGCCACGGTGATCCACAACCTGATCACCTCCCGCGCCGTCCCGGAGATCATCCGCGAGCACGGCGGCGAGCCGGTGGTGGCCCGGGTGGGGCACTCCTTCATCAAGGCCGAGATGGCGCGGACCAACGCCATCTTCGGCGGGGAGCACTCGGCCCACTACTACTTCCGGGACTTCTGGTTCGCCGACACGGGGATGCTGGCCGCCATGCACACCCTCGCCGCGCTCGGTGAGCAGGGCCTCCCGCTGTCCGAGCTGGCCGCCCGGTACGAGCGCTACGTCGCCTCCGGCGAGATCAACTCGACCGTGCCCGACCAGGCGGCGAAGGTCGCCGAGGTGCGGGCCGCGTACCCGGAGGCGGCGGCCGACGAGCTGGACGGGCTCACCCTGTCCTTCCCCGACGGTGCCTGGTTCAACCTCCGCGCCAGCAACACCGAGCCGCTGCTGCGGCTCAACGTCGAGGCCCCCACCGCGGAGCGGATGGTCGCGCTCCGCGACGAGGTGCTCGACCGGGTTCGCCGTTAA
- a CDS encoding Trm112 family protein produces MALDPQLLEILACPDTHHAPLDYDAQAQTLTCTECGRIFEVRDDVPVLLLDEARGGPAQQR; encoded by the coding sequence GTGGCCCTGGACCCGCAGTTGCTCGAGATCCTCGCCTGTCCGGACACACACCACGCCCCGCTGGACTACGACGCGCAGGCGCAGACCCTGACCTGCACCGAGTGCGGGCGGATCTTCGAGGTGCGCGACGACGTGCCGGTGCTGCTGCTCGACGAGGCGCGCGGCGGACCCGCGCAGCAGCGGTGA
- a CDS encoding SIS domain-containing protein produces the protein MMEGTAGVSGHRHADESLLDDADALAERDPGGMLRFTASAGAQVRESAALAAEANLSALADEGRPRAVVIAGIGTAGRTGDVLATVAGPRCPVPVIPHRSAGVPGWVGAADVVIAVSASGRSPEALGAAEAAHRRGARLVAVGAPDSQLQSVAERARAPFIPVPRRAPARASLWALTVPVLLAGRTLGLVKVNEADLAETAARLDADADRCRPTAESFVNPAKSLALGLAGSIPIVWGSSPLAAVAARRFGDTLSANARYPVVTGALGEAGRGRVGLLDGVFGGLAEGERNIFADPGETEDGATRLRVVLLRDGGLNPEDDADEPLAVEERRADAVQTLAERRGVRCDVVTAEGGSALERLASLLAVPDFASVYLALAHGLDPMAVPAVTEMKELANQ, from the coding sequence GTGATGGAGGGCACGGCCGGGGTCAGCGGGCACCGGCACGCCGACGAGTCCCTGTTGGACGACGCGGACGCCCTCGCCGAGCGCGATCCGGGCGGGATGCTGCGGTTCACCGCCTCCGCCGGGGCGCAGGTGCGGGAGTCGGCGGCCCTGGCGGCCGAGGCCAACCTCTCCGCGCTCGCCGACGAGGGCCGGCCGCGAGCGGTCGTCATCGCCGGCATCGGCACCGCCGGGCGTACGGGGGACGTGCTGGCCACCGTCGCCGGGCCGCGCTGCCCGGTGCCGGTCATCCCGCACCGCAGCGCCGGGGTGCCCGGCTGGGTGGGCGCCGCCGACGTGGTGATCGCGGTCAGCGCGTCCGGCCGCAGCCCCGAGGCGCTCGGTGCCGCCGAGGCCGCCCACCGCCGGGGTGCCCGGCTGGTCGCCGTCGGCGCGCCGGACTCGCAGTTGCAGTCGGTCGCCGAGCGGGCCCGCGCGCCGTTCATCCCGGTGCCCCGGCGCGCGCCGGCCCGGGCCAGCCTGTGGGCGCTCACCGTGCCGGTCCTGCTCGCCGGCCGTACGCTCGGGCTGGTGAAGGTCAACGAGGCGGACCTCGCCGAGACGGCGGCGCGGCTCGACGCGGACGCCGACCGGTGCCGTCCCACGGCCGAGTCCTTCGTCAACCCGGCGAAGTCGCTGGCCCTCGGGCTGGCGGGCTCGATCCCGATCGTCTGGGGATCGTCGCCGCTGGCCGCCGTCGCGGCCCGCCGGTTCGGCGACACCCTGTCGGCCAACGCCCGCTACCCGGTGGTCACCGGGGCGCTCGGCGAGGCCGGCCGGGGCCGCGTCGGCCTGCTCGACGGCGTCTTCGGCGGGCTCGCCGAGGGGGAGCGGAACATCTTCGCCGACCCGGGCGAGACCGAGGACGGCGCCACCCGGCTGCGGGTGGTGCTGCTGCGCGACGGCGGGCTCAACCCCGAGGACGACGCCGACGAGCCCCTCGCCGTCGAGGAGCGCCGCGCCGACGCCGTGCAGACGCTGGCCGAGCGGCGCGGGGTGCGCTGCGACGTCGTCACCGCCGAGGGCGGTTCCGCGCTGGAGCGGCTCGCCTCGCTGCTGGCGGTGCCGGACTTCGCCTCCGTCTACCTCGCCCTGGCGCACGGACTGGACCCGATGGCCGTGCCGGCCGTCACCGAGATGAAGGAGCTGGCCAACCAGTGA
- a CDS encoding cation diffusion facilitator family transporter, with protein MSANGGTKAIVAALLANVGIAVTKFVAFLLTGSSSMLAESIHSVADSGNQGLLLLGGRRAKRTATPEHPFGYGRERYIYAFIVSIVLFSVGGLFALYEAYHKWSHPEAIHSWQWVPVTVLVVAIALEGFSFRTAIKESNHIRGNQSWAHFVRRAKAPELPVVLLEDLGALVGLVFALFGVGMTLATGNGRWDALGTAMIGVLLVTIAFILAAETKSLLLGEGAEPKDVAAIEQAVTAGPEVERIIHMKTLYLGPEELMVAAKIAVPPCETAEDLARGINAVEARIRAAVPLARVIYLEPDIWSSAAAQAGTGAAAHTQPADAGGGPGVTPRQAGS; from the coding sequence GTGAGCGCCAACGGCGGCACCAAGGCGATCGTCGCGGCCCTGCTGGCGAACGTCGGGATCGCGGTCACGAAGTTCGTCGCGTTCCTGCTGACGGGTTCCTCGTCGATGCTGGCCGAGTCGATCCACTCCGTGGCCGACTCGGGCAACCAGGGCCTGCTGCTGCTCGGTGGGCGCCGGGCGAAGCGGACCGCCACCCCGGAGCACCCCTTCGGGTACGGGCGGGAGCGCTACATCTACGCGTTCATCGTCTCGATCGTGCTGTTCAGCGTCGGCGGCCTGTTCGCCCTGTACGAGGCGTACCACAAGTGGTCGCACCCGGAGGCGATCCACAGCTGGCAGTGGGTGCCGGTCACCGTCCTGGTCGTGGCGATCGCGTTGGAGGGCTTCTCCTTCCGCACCGCCATCAAGGAGTCCAACCACATCCGCGGCAACCAGTCCTGGGCGCACTTCGTCCGTCGGGCGAAGGCGCCCGAGCTGCCGGTGGTGCTGCTGGAGGACCTCGGCGCCCTGGTCGGCCTGGTGTTCGCGCTCTTCGGCGTCGGGATGACCCTCGCCACCGGCAACGGCAGGTGGGACGCCCTCGGCACCGCCATGATCGGCGTCCTGCTGGTGACCATCGCGTTCATCCTGGCGGCCGAGACCAAGAGCCTGCTGCTCGGCGAGGGCGCCGAGCCGAAGGACGTGGCCGCGATCGAGCAGGCGGTCACCGCCGGCCCGGAGGTCGAGCGGATCATCCACATGAAGACGCTCTACCTGGGCCCGGAGGAGCTGATGGTGGCCGCGAAGATCGCGGTGCCGCCGTGCGAGACCGCGGAGGACCTGGCCCGGGGGATCAACGCGGTGGAGGCGCGGATCCGCGCGGCCGTGCCCCTCGCCCGGGTGATCTATCTGGAGCCGGACATCTGGTCGTCCGCCGCCGCGCAGGCCGGCACGGGCGCCGCGGCGCACACCCAGCCGGCGGACGCGGGCGGCGGGCCGGGCGTGACGCCCAGGCAGGCGGGGAGCTGA
- the manA gene encoding mannose-6-phosphate isomerase, class I, producing MELLYGPIRDYVWGSRTAIAGLQGRPTPSPGPEAELWLGAHPGAPATVRRDGAAVSLVDLLAAEPGHWLGGRLVERFGPRLPFLLKVLAADAPLSLQAHPDAEQARAGYAADAARPEGERNYVDPHHKPELLVALSPFDALCGFRDPAESAGALAAFGVPELGPVVGALRGGTAGLREAVRLLLSWPAAERADLVVAVVAAEADGPDAALARDLAARYPGDPGVLVALLLNRVRLAPGEAIWMPAGNLHAYLRGTGVEIMAASDNVLRGGLTPKRVDVDELLRVLRFEVLDDPVVAPLPVAPGVVRWPVPVDDFALHGVRVDGPESPVRLAVPGPRVVLCHSGRLSVDDGTGTVALAAGQAAIGPAGAGPLVLAGAGEGYVATAGLT from the coding sequence GTGGAGCTGCTGTACGGGCCGATCCGGGACTACGTCTGGGGCTCGCGCACGGCGATCGCCGGGTTGCAGGGGCGTCCGACGCCCAGCCCGGGCCCGGAGGCCGAGCTGTGGCTGGGCGCCCACCCGGGCGCACCGGCCACCGTGCGCCGCGACGGCGCGGCGGTGAGCCTGGTCGACCTGCTGGCCGCCGAGCCGGGGCACTGGCTCGGCGGGCGGCTCGTCGAGCGGTTCGGTCCCCGGCTGCCGTTCCTGCTCAAGGTGCTGGCCGCCGACGCCCCGCTGAGCCTCCAGGCCCACCCGGACGCCGAGCAGGCCCGCGCGGGGTACGCCGCCGACGCCGCCCGCCCCGAGGGCGAGCGCAACTACGTGGACCCGCACCACAAGCCCGAGCTGCTTGTGGCGCTGTCGCCGTTCGACGCCCTCTGCGGGTTCCGCGACCCGGCGGAGTCGGCCGGCGCGCTCGCCGCGTTCGGCGTACCCGAGCTGGGGCCCGTGGTGGGGGCGCTGCGTGGCGGCACGGCCGGGCTGCGTGAGGCCGTACGGCTGCTGCTGAGCTGGCCGGCGGCGGAGCGGGCGGATCTGGTGGTGGCCGTCGTGGCGGCCGAGGCCGACGGGCCGGACGCGGCGCTGGCCCGGGACCTGGCCGCCCGCTACCCGGGTGACCCGGGAGTGCTGGTGGCGCTGCTGCTCAACCGGGTCCGGCTCGCGCCCGGGGAGGCGATCTGGATGCCGGCCGGCAACCTGCACGCCTACCTGCGCGGCACCGGTGTGGAGATCATGGCCGCGAGCGACAACGTGCTGCGCGGCGGGCTGACCCCGAAGCGGGTGGACGTCGACGAGTTGCTGCGGGTGCTGCGCTTCGAGGTGCTCGACGACCCGGTGGTCGCGCCGCTGCCCGTGGCGCCGGGGGTGGTGCGCTGGCCGGTGCCGGTCGACGACTTCGCGCTGCACGGGGTGCGGGTGGACGGCCCGGAGTCGCCGGTCCGGCTGGCCGTGCCGGGGCCGCGGGTGGTGCTCTGCCACTCCGGGCGGCTCTCGGTCGACGACGGCACGGGGACGGTGGCCCTCGCCGCCGGGCAGGCCGCGATCGGCCCCGCCGGCGCCGGCCCGCTCGTCCTCGCGGGGGCGGGCGAGGGGTACGTGGCGACGGCCGGCCTGACCTGA
- the ahcY gene encoding adenosylhomocysteinase, which produces MTSTLPAATSGKPSEARPSTLAEGDYKVADLSLAEFGRKEIRLAEHEMPGLMAIRREFAEAQPLRGARITGSLHMTIQTAVLIETLVALGAQVRWASCNIFSTQDHAAAAIVVGPDGTPEAPAGVPVYAWKGETLQEYWWCTERVLTWPDGQGPNMILDDGGDATLLVHKGAEFEKAGVVPPVESADSEEYAVILELLHRSLAEDGQRWTRIAGGIKGVTEETTTGVHRLYEMHRNGTLLFPAINVNDSVTKSKFDNKYGCRHSLIDGINRATDVLIGGKMAVVLGYGDVGKGCAESLRGQGARVVVTEVDPICALQAAMDGYQVSTLDDVVEQADIFITATGCFDVITNEHMARMKHQAIVGNIGHFDNEIDMAGLAKRSDVTRENIKPQVDLWKFDDGHAIIVLSEGRLLNLGNATGHPSFVMSNSFANQTIAQIELFTKTDEYPVGVYVLPKHLDEKVARLHLGALGAKLTTLSKEQAAYLGVPQEGPFKPEHYRY; this is translated from the coding sequence ATGACCAGCACCCTCCCGGCGGCCACCAGCGGCAAGCCGTCCGAGGCCCGGCCGAGCACCCTCGCCGAGGGCGACTACAAGGTGGCGGATCTGTCTCTCGCCGAGTTCGGGCGCAAGGAGATCCGGCTCGCCGAGCACGAGATGCCGGGCCTGATGGCGATCCGCCGCGAGTTCGCCGAGGCGCAGCCCCTGCGGGGCGCCCGGATCACGGGCTCGCTGCACATGACGATCCAGACCGCCGTGCTGATCGAGACCCTGGTGGCGCTCGGCGCCCAGGTCCGCTGGGCGTCCTGCAACATCTTCTCCACCCAGGACCACGCCGCCGCCGCGATCGTCGTCGGCCCCGACGGCACCCCGGAGGCCCCGGCCGGCGTCCCGGTCTACGCCTGGAAGGGCGAGACCCTCCAGGAGTACTGGTGGTGCACCGAGCGGGTGCTGACCTGGCCCGACGGGCAGGGCCCCAACATGATCCTCGACGACGGCGGCGACGCCACGCTGCTCGTCCACAAGGGCGCCGAGTTCGAGAAGGCCGGCGTGGTCCCGCCGGTCGAGTCCGCCGACTCGGAGGAGTACGCGGTCATCCTCGAGCTGCTGCACCGCTCGCTCGCCGAGGACGGCCAGCGCTGGACCCGGATCGCCGGCGGCATCAAGGGCGTGACCGAGGAGACCACCACCGGCGTGCACCGGCTCTACGAGATGCACCGCAACGGCACCCTGCTCTTCCCGGCCATCAACGTCAACGACTCGGTGACAAAGAGCAAGTTCGACAACAAGTACGGCTGCCGCCACTCCCTGATCGACGGCATCAACCGGGCCACCGACGTGCTCATCGGCGGCAAGATGGCCGTCGTGCTCGGCTACGGCGACGTGGGCAAGGGCTGCGCCGAGTCGCTGCGCGGCCAGGGCGCCCGGGTCGTGGTGACCGAGGTCGACCCGATCTGCGCTCTGCAGGCCGCGATGGACGGCTACCAGGTCTCCACCCTGGACGACGTGGTCGAGCAGGCCGACATCTTCATCACCGCCACCGGCTGCTTCGACGTCATCACCAACGAGCACATGGCCCGGATGAAGCACCAGGCCATCGTCGGCAACATCGGCCACTTCGACAACGAGATCGACATGGCCGGCCTGGCCAAGCGGTCGGACGTCACCCGGGAGAACATCAAGCCGCAGGTCGACCTCTGGAAGTTCGACGACGGCCACGCCATCATCGTGCTGTCCGAGGGTCGCCTGCTGAACCTGGGCAACGCGACCGGCCACCCGAGCTTCGTGATGTCGAACTCGTTCGCCAACCAGACGATCGCCCAGATCGAGCTGTTCACCAAGACCGACGAGTACCCGGTCGGGGTCTACGTGCTGCCGAAGCACCTGGACGAGAAGGTCGCCCGGCTGCACCTCGGCGCGCTCGGCGCGAAGCTGACCACCCTGAGCAAGGAGCAGGCCGCCTACCTGGGCGTCCCGCAGGAGGGGCCGTTCAAGCCGGAGCACTACCGCTACTGA
- the efeU gene encoding iron uptake transporter permease EfeU — translation MLATYLIGLREGLEATLVVSILVAFLVKSQRRDRLPHVWVGVAAAVALSVLFGWLIEFTSTSLLSDSGDRELFEAVTSVAAVVFVTWMIFWMRRAARTIAGELRGRLTDALAVGSVAVAGMAFLSVIREGLETALIFYSAAQGAAADSGPLLALAGGIVTAVAIGVGLYFSALKINLSKFFSWTGALLILVAAGILKYGVHDFQEADVLPGLHDLAFDISAVLDPSTWYAALLAGMFNVTPAPSVLETVAWVAFAVPVLVLFLRRPASPARPAPAGATGSTAGSGPLPASPRA, via the coding sequence ATGCTCGCCACGTACCTCATCGGCCTGCGGGAGGGGCTGGAGGCCACCCTCGTGGTGAGCATCCTGGTCGCCTTCCTCGTGAAGTCGCAGCGCCGGGACCGGCTGCCCCACGTCTGGGTCGGTGTCGCCGCCGCCGTGGCGCTCTCCGTGCTGTTCGGCTGGCTCATCGAGTTCACCTCGACCTCGCTGCTGTCCGACAGCGGGGACCGGGAACTGTTCGAGGCGGTCACCTCCGTCGCGGCGGTCGTCTTCGTCACCTGGATGATCTTCTGGATGCGCCGGGCCGCCCGGACGATCGCCGGCGAACTGCGCGGCAGGCTGACCGACGCGCTGGCCGTCGGGTCCGTCGCGGTGGCCGGCATGGCCTTCCTCTCGGTGATCCGCGAGGGCCTGGAGACGGCCCTCATCTTCTACTCCGCGGCCCAGGGCGCGGCCGCGGACAGCGGCCCGCTGCTGGCCCTGGCCGGTGGCATCGTCACCGCCGTGGCGATCGGCGTGGGCCTGTACTTCAGCGCCCTGAAGATCAACCTGTCGAAGTTCTTCAGCTGGACCGGGGCGCTGCTGATCCTGGTCGCCGCCGGCATCCTCAAGTACGGCGTGCACGACTTCCAGGAGGCCGACGTCCTGCCCGGCCTGCACGACCTGGCGTTCGACATCAGCGCGGTCCTCGACCCGAGCACCTGGTACGCCGCCCTGCTCGCCGGGATGTTCAACGTCACCCCCGCGCCGAGCGTCCTGGAGACGGTCGCCTGGGTCGCGTTCGCCGTACCGGTGCTCGTGCTCTTCCTGCGCCGGCCCGCGTCGCCGGCCCGACCCGCCCCGGCCGGCGCCACCGGGTCCACCGCCGGGAGCGGGCCGCTGCCCGCGTCGCCGCGCGCCTGA